GTCAACATGCAAATTGGGCAGCAACACAATACATTTTTCTACACATTTCTAAAGTGCCTTTGATCAGAGCACCTTATAAAACCAACGCTAGTATTCTTTGAGCTCTGTGTCCCTCTGGCTCAAGCTACATTTACTTCTAAGAGTATTTTtctcctaaaaccatgctgctACCCCCATGATCATCCTCCTCAGTATGATTATTTTAAACCTGCATTTCCATACACAGGATTTCATATTTTCAGGGTTTCAGTTATCACGCACGACTTGCAAGTTTAATTGCGTGCATAGCTTTCTGACCGAGGTTGGGAGTTGTTATGCATTCACTGAGCACATCTGTAGGCATTGTTCAGTAGGCAGTGGAGATGACTGTTTTAATAGAACAGCATTGCTTGTCCTTTTTTGAAGGCCATTCTGAGTGTGCACTGTTTTGTGGTGGGAATGTAAATGATGAGAGGATCGTTCCCTCTCCCCCCAGGTCACCACTGATCTGAGACAGAAGTGCACAGATTCCCACACCGGGACCTCTGCCTCCGCCCCCCTCGCAGCTGGGATCATTGCACTCGCCCTGGAGGCTAAGTAAGTGTTTAAAGGCTCAGCACCTGCCTATAGGGAAGACATCTGAGATGCAAACTCTTCGGTCCACACGACTCCAGACTCTGAAATGAGAACATTTTgctcgtgtgtgtgtggggttttttttttttcttcctggtaTTTTTCAGCTTGACATGTTTGTATTAAGCACAGTGCTTCTGAGATCCATGCAGTTTGAATGTTTTTCATCTGCATTATGCCACATGGCATGTCTCCATTGGGACTGCACAGCAGGGATCCGTAGTTTTCTTTTGATTTGAATGGTGTAATAGCTCTATTTGGAGTGCTGTAAGCAGGTTATGTGTGATTGTTTGTAACTCTGGCTATTGTTTTGTGATGCAGTATGAACCTGACCTGGAGGGACATGCAGCACCTGGTTGTGAGAACCTCTCGCCCCGCCCACCTCAACACCAACGACTGGAAAACCAATGGCGTGGGCCGCAAAGGTAACCATGACAACCTGGGCATCGGCACTCAGTCCTAGCGGGGAGCACGTGGGTCTGCTTAGTGCACAGTGCCACTCTGTGGCGGGGGGGAGACTGGAAACGGAACAGCGGTCCCAATCCACAGAGCAAAAGCATTAATTCTCGACTTTCCTGTTCACAGGATAAAGCAtagctgatttttatttttttggcacaaGGATCATACCTTTTAATTCACATAGTCCTAGAAGCAAGCAGCAGGCTAGAATATATAGACATCTAACTTACTTTGGAAATAACAAGTATGTTGACCAGTAATGCAGTTCGACTGATGTGCTGTGTGTATTAATAAGCCTTCTCTCCCCCCCAAATCTGTCCACAGTGAGTCACTCGTATGGCTATGGGCTGCTGGACGCCGGTGCCATGGTCACTCTGGCCCGGAACTGGACCAACGTGGAGCCGCAGCACAAGTGTGTGATCGAGCTGCTCTCAGAGCCCAGGTAAGGACGGGTTCAAACAGGACAGGTGTGGAAGGGGTCATGTCCAGGATACTTTTTGAAATGTTCCCAAATCTTCTGTATTTAGTTTCCAGTCTGTTCCATGGAGGGATCAGAGTTGTTGCTCTGGTTTGTGCAGTACAATGTGGTGCAGGTGCATTTCTTTCCACCTTTTTAAATGGATAGTTCTGTGCTGCAGTAATCTTGCAGGATTTGGAAAGTGTGCAAGGAGCCTGTTACTTTTTTCTATTAAGCAGGGCATCAGTGCAGCACAGGGACAGCAGAAAGGCTTTAGTGGCACAATCAAGCAGAGGGCACAATGTTTCTTGGGTCTGTCCCTGGTGAGGATTAATGTCAGTGTTCAAGCCTTTGTGGGTTTTGATGAGAATCTAGTGTAGCAATCAGAAAGTCAAGCTTGTCTTTTTATTCCCAGGGATATTGGGAATCGGCTGGTCATCACTCAGAAGGTGGATGCCTGCTTTGGGATGTCTAACTACGTGAGCTCGCTGGAGCACGCCCAGGCACAGCTCACTCTGTCATACAACCGGCGTGGAGACCTGGCTGTGTACCTCATCAGCCCCAAGGGCACCCGCTCCACCCTCCTCTCCCCCAGGTACTGCCCCGTGCTGGACTGGCTGGCTGTCACAAATCTACACGCCATGCAGACGCACATGCACAAGTAGCCTCTACAGTAGCTTTCTTGGTGGTTTAGAGTTACATTAAGAAATATGGGGGAAATTCTGATACATGTAGATTGCTTTACTGGTTTATTTCATCTATCTAAAAGCAAGCCCAAAACTTTGACATCCTGTTAATCTAATCAAGCCAAATGTAGCATTTTTCATGGAATGGCCTTGGTGTAAAAGCTTAATTAGCCTCTAACCCTTTTGCTGAACCAGTTGTCTGCCACCATTTGATTGctgtctcctttttttttttttttttttgtgttcccctGTGAGTAATTCAATTCTGGAAGACCCATAGTTTTAATGTTCTGCTTGTCGATCTGTCTGTGTGCCAGCATGTGTCTTCCTGTCCCGATTCTGTGATCGGCTGCTAATGCCTGCTCTCCTCCTCAGACCTCACGATTACTCCTCGGAGGGGTTTAACGACTGGGCATTCATGACCACCCACTCCTGGGACGAGGACCCTCGTGGGGAGTGGACACTGGAGATAGAGAATGCTTCCGGAGCCAGCAACTATGGTCAGATTTACATAGAGGCAGTGTGACCAAGTGATTAGAGcttagggactgggaggcaggcaGTGCAGCGCAGCCTAGAgcagaattattttatttttttaaaccagtctcatcccaatgcttcagctttaatTGGATTAATTAAACCTCTAGAGCAAATCAAGAGCAAGAGAACGGTTAGTCAGCTGTTGCCATTTCTGATCCCGTCTCCTGCTTTCAATACAAGGGAACACGGTGGGGGGGGGATGTTGTGTTGGATCTTAGTTTTCCACACAAGGTGACTACAGCATTTATCTGTACCATTGGGAGCTCTACTGCAGCCTGGCTCCTCCAGTCTTGATGCCTGCCTACATTGTCTCTCTTGCTCCGCCCACAGGCACCCTGAGGAAGTTCACCCTGGTTCTGTACGGGACCGGCTCAAACACCCCGAACTTCTCCACATCCAACTCCAGCCAGCCCAGGAGCAGCAGCTGCAAAACCTTCAACGTCAACCAGATCTGTATAGGTAGGTATTAAAACAGTGGGGAGCAGTGCCCCCTGCAGGCAGAACCTGGTGTTACACACAGCAAGTGACCAGGCCGTAGGTGAAATATATAAAGGCTAGTGTGGGGGTGAGGGAGCTGAAGGCTgcactacattttatttattttatgtatttgtttattttaaattaaagcatTTCAAGGCATTGTGAAGAGGCAGGACAgcagttttgtattttgtttttgtcttttgctTTTTAAGAACCCGAGAGAGTCAGACGGATATTTAGCCTGGGTGTTTTTATAATGTGGCTCTGAGCGCTGTCATCGGGAGTCTGAAGCACGGCCTCCATTTTAGTCGGGCCCGTATCCCTTCACATGCTCCTGGTGAGATGACTACAAGGAGCAGGGATATGAAATGCTTTTATTTGATCGACTGGTATTCACTGATAAAGGGGTGAAGTGGTGTAATAAGATGGTAGTCCTCCAATACAAGGTGGGTCGGTAGAGCGTGTCCGGGTCTGGTTCTGACTGGCTTGGAGGACGATGATTCCGTTTGGTTCTGGATCAGGTCAGTGTCAGGGGAGCTGCAGGGTTACCGTGGTGTGCTGGTGGTGGTTCCAGTATAAGGATGACTTCCTGGAATATAAAGCCAGAGTGTGGAGAGGGGAGTGTTGTGATCACTGGTGGCATGTGGAGGTCAGGGACTcacggtgcggtgctctgggtcaCTCTGCTACTGCATGAGGCACAGCATTTAAACCGGACACCTGAAAGGGTCTGCTCCAATAGCAAGAAGATGCAGTGCGATCAAGATGTTCTGTATACGAGCACTACAGACACCTCACAGTGCCTCGTCTGTTATAATTGCATTTCCCTCGTGGGTGAAGCCTGATCACTCGTAATTTGACAGCAAATTTAAAGTAATGGCACTTAATAGGGTCAATAGCCAACATATACACCTGTCAAGAGTTAGTTGAGAGAATAGGCTTGCTTTTGCAGGCGTCACATGAGATTCACTTGAGTGAATTCACAGCGGGATTGTGTTGGTGTAAAGAAGTTAGAATCGCACTAACACTGCGTCCCATTCTGGTGCACAGTGGGGGGTTTTTCTGCTCCCCTTTTTAAAGGTTAGCGGTTTGAGATGCATTCCCATGCAAGCAGCTGATGGGGCTGATGAGTTCTGTTAAAGGACTCTCCCAAGCACAGCAGGCAGCAGCAGCACTTGGagggaaggggggtggggggtccaTAAGCAGTCTCTTCATGGGATTAATAATTCAGAGTGATGCGATGAGCTGCTGTCTGAGTGACAGGTTTTATTACAGGAGCTGCATGAGATCCAGTCCCAGCTATTTTAtgtaacatgtatttaaaatattgaaaGCACGTTTGCTGTTCACTCCCATTGCTACACACAAATAACTGCTAATTCTACTTTTAGTACATCTCTCTATAGGGGAATAACTAATTCACTTCTCAGTGGCCTACTTGCATGCATGTTCTATACTTATCTTTAGTTAGATCAGATCATCTGTTTGACAAGTGGGTTGCTCTGGTGATCAATTTTAGAGGTGCAGGTCAATAGCATCAAATAACTAACACAGCAGTGAGTGAGTTCTTTATTCTCATCAATAAAGAAATGCTGGCACACAGCTAGCCTTTTATTGTGTGTACAGCAGTACTTGAACACTGTAACGTTCCTCGTTCAAAATGGGAACGGTCCTGCTTTGAAAGGGCTGCAGCCAGCTCTGTAGACCTTTCAGCTGCGGCTGCTCAGATCTAGACATGTACACGAGTGATAGACTCTGACGTTGCAATTGAATTAGGAGCTGGCTTGTACTTAAAACGGTGCAATAATTGTCAGCAGTTCTGCTCTGAAGACCATGACTTAAGTATCATGGGAATGTGCCTCAAACCTCTCCATGCCTTCATTTTGTCAATCTTTCTCCTGTCCCGCTGCCCATCTTTTCCCATTAGGCTGTTTTTATTCCCTTCCTCCCATTCTGCTATTTGCATGCGTCTCCTAACACAAGTGGTCACCCCCTCCTCCCTGTTGCTCTCGCTCTCTGGGAAGTTGTCTCTGACTCATTGTCCCGCTTCAGTTATCGTCCTCTCCCTCTTGTTTCTCTGCAGAGTGTAGCCCAGGATCCTTCCTGTTCCAGCAGGGCTGCGTGAGGGAGTGTCCTCCTGGAATGACACCCGGAACAAAATCCTCCGACACCCCCCTTGATAACTGGTCCGAGCCGTCCCTTGTGCAAGCGTGCCTCCAATGCCACACCACCTGCCTCACCTGTCAAGGGCCGGGCCCCACAGACTGCCTGTCCTGTCCGCCTCACAATCACCTCAACCCTGCCTCGGGAACCTGCGCTCACCAGAACCAGATCCAGCGGGAGTCCCCTGACTCCCCTGtggggagcagcagcagcactgacagTAGCTCCTTCTTGGAGCTGTCCTCTCACTTGCCCATCGTCTtggctgtgctgagctgtgccTTCATCGTCGCCTCCTTTGTGGGAGTCTTCCTGATGCTTCAGATCTGCTCTGGCAACTCCCCCTGGGGGATGCAGAACAAACTGCGCTCCCTGGAGTCCATGGGGGGTGTCGGGGGGCTGGGCCTGGGCCGGGGAGGGATCATCTCATACAAGGGCATCCCCTCGGGGGTGTGGAAGGAGGACGAGGCCTTCTCAGATACAGACGAGGAATTCGATTTTCACGAGAGGACTGCCTTCATCAAAACACAAAGTGCCCTTTAACCAaactcctttctttctttctttctttctttctttctttttcacagCCACCATTTCATACATGGCTCCAATTAATTCTTGATAGGGGTGCTGGGGGAGAACATGGCTTCAAAAAGTGGTAGAGAGATAGGAATTTAACTGCTCAATTATGGGCTGACCTCCCCCTTTTCCAGGTCAAAGGGATCTAGCTGTATTGCTCTAGCCTTCATATTCCACGTGTGAAGGGGGTTGCTTTCCTCACTGGTCCTTGCCTGTAATTTCACTACAAATAACCCTCCTCTCCCTGAAGCTGTTCTCCTCTTTCATGGTGATGGCAGAGCCCGTGGTTTCTGTTCTTGATC
The DNA window shown above is from Acipenser ruthenus chromosome 24, fAciRut3.2 maternal haplotype, whole genome shotgun sequence and carries:
- the LOC117429744 gene encoding furin-1-like isoform X1, which codes for MDLRLGSILLGTLLVVLTSLVTRTTGQKIYTNTWAVHVNGGVEEADRIASKHGFINHGIIFGEYYHFQHRAVVKRSLLEHGSRHLKLQKEPQVVWAEQQVVKKRKKRDIYSELSDPKFSEQWYLYNANQHDLNARGAWQQGYTGKGVVVSILDDGIEKDHPDLIENYDPEASYDVNDKDPDPQPRYTQLNDNRHGTRCAGEVAAAANNGICGVGVAFNSKIGGVRMLDGEVTDAVEAQSLSFNPNHIHIYSASWGPEDDGKTVDGPAKLAKEAFEHGVSEGRDGLGSIFVWASGNGGREHDSCNCDGYTNSIYTLSISSSTQYGNVPWYSEACSSTLATTYSSGNLNEKQIVTTDLRQKCTDSHTGTSASAPLAAGIIALALEANMNLTWRDMQHLVVRTSRPAHLNTNDWKTNGVGRKVSHSYGYGLLDAGAMVTLARNWTNVEPQHKCVIELLSEPRDIGNRLVITQKVDACFGMSNYVSSLEHAQAQLTLSYNRRGDLAVYLISPKGTRSTLLSPRPHDYSSEGFNDWAFMTTHSWDEDPRGEWTLEIENASGASNYGTLRKFTLVLYGTGSNTPNFSTSNSSQPRSSSCKTFNVNQICIECSPGSFLFQQGCVRECPPGMTPGTKSSDTPLDNWSEPSLVQACLQCHTTCLTCQGPGPTDCLSCPPHNHLNPASGTCAHQNQIQRESPDSPVGSSSSTDSSSFLELSSHLPIVLAVLSCAFIVASFVGVFLMLQICSGNSPWGMQNKLRSLESMGGVGGLGLGRGGIISYKGIPSGVWKEDEAFSDTDEEFDFHERTAFIKTQSAL